From Aristaeella lactis, the proteins below share one genomic window:
- a CDS encoding ATP-binding cassette domain-containing protein produces MLKLTNLQKNYPDFSLDCSLEALPGRITGFIGPNGAGKSTTFKAVLGLIHSDGGTVELFGRKADTIRPSDLQRIGVVMAESGFSGELTVTDISRILAAFYPDFDADWFREKAEALSLPMKKKLKEFSTGMKAKVKVLSAISHNADLLILDEPTAGLDVLARDQILEMLREYIENRENSSILISSHISGDLEQLCDDFYMISGGKILCHEETDRLLSDYAILKVSPQEYETLDKQYILYRRQESFGWSLLTDQKRFYIENYPRMVVDRISMDEFMMIMLKGEKL; encoded by the coding sequence ATGTTGAAACTCACGAACCTTCAAAAGAACTATCCGGATTTTTCCCTGGATTGTTCCCTGGAAGCGTTGCCTGGCCGGATCACCGGCTTTATCGGCCCCAACGGAGCCGGCAAAAGCACCACCTTCAAGGCTGTTCTGGGACTGATCCATTCCGACGGCGGCACAGTTGAACTTTTCGGCCGGAAGGCGGATACCATTCGTCCTTCCGACCTGCAGCGCATCGGCGTGGTCATGGCTGAATCCGGCTTCAGCGGTGAGCTGACAGTAACCGATATCAGCAGAATCCTTGCCGCCTTCTATCCTGATTTCGACGCCGACTGGTTCAGGGAAAAAGCCGAAGCCCTTTCCCTGCCCATGAAGAAAAAGCTGAAGGAATTCTCCACCGGCATGAAGGCCAAAGTGAAGGTCCTCAGTGCCATTTCCCACAACGCGGATCTGCTGATCCTGGATGAACCCACCGCCGGCCTGGACGTCCTGGCCCGGGACCAGATCCTGGAAATGCTGCGTGAATACATCGAGAACCGGGAAAACAGTTCCATCCTCATCAGTTCCCATATTTCCGGCGACCTGGAACAGCTTTGCGATGACTTTTATATGATCAGCGGTGGAAAGATCCTCTGCCACGAGGAAACGGACCGCCTGCTCAGCGATTATGCCATCCTCAAAGTCAGCCCCCAGGAATACGAAACCCTGGATAAACAGTATATCCTGTACCGCAGGCAGGAAAGCTTCGGCTGGAGCCTGCTGACCGATCAGAAACGTTTTTACATTGAAAACTACCCCCGCATGGTGGTCGACCGGATCTCCATGGATGAATTTATGATGATTATGCTCAAAGGAGAAAAACTATGA
- a CDS encoding GntR family transcriptional regulator, with protein MNIIISTTSMTPIYEQIVESIKHMILSGELTENEPLPSVRVLSRDLKISALTVKKAYDFLEEEGLTATVHGKGTFVRTPNRLMIQEEQRRDLEQDLEAVAEKAKRYGISPEELRNMLDIITEE; from the coding sequence ATGAATATCATTATCAGCACTACGTCTATGACCCCGATCTATGAGCAGATCGTGGAGTCCATCAAGCACATGATTCTGTCCGGTGAACTGACGGAAAACGAGCCTCTTCCCTCCGTCCGGGTCCTTTCCCGGGATCTGAAGATCAGCGCCCTGACGGTGAAAAAGGCTTATGACTTCCTGGAGGAAGAGGGACTCACCGCCACCGTCCACGGAAAGGGCACCTTTGTCCGCACCCCGAACCGCCTGATGATCCAGGAGGAGCAGCGGCGGGACCTGGAACAGGACCTGGAGGCCGTCGCCGAAAAGGCAAAGCGCTACGGGATCAGTCCGGAAGAACTGCGCAATATGCTCGATATCATCACGGAGGAATAA
- a CDS encoding YczE/YyaS/YitT family protein — protein MRKKVFIQWLQIILGLLVFAFGVHLTIFANIGLAPWDCLGMGIARHTPLNYGLSMTLMSLVILCIDLLLKERIGFGTIIDALLTGNFVQMFNDLNPLAENSNIWLGILIMVTGFVFMALGMWIYMKGEQCCGPRDSLLVGLGKRLPKIPIGIVEVMLWAVVLLVGWLLGGPVGIGTLISTFGAGIVMQVVYNLLHFEPRQIRHRDVLNTIRILFSYKTEGA, from the coding sequence ATGCGTAAGAAGGTTTTTATTCAGTGGTTACAGATTATTTTGGGACTTCTGGTATTTGCCTTCGGCGTGCATCTGACCATCTTTGCCAATATCGGACTGGCACCCTGGGACTGCCTAGGCATGGGGATCGCGAGGCATACCCCGCTGAATTACGGCCTTTCCATGACGCTTATGTCCCTGGTGATCCTCTGTATCGACCTGCTGCTGAAGGAGCGGATCGGTTTCGGAACAATCATCGACGCGCTGCTGACCGGCAACTTTGTTCAGATGTTCAATGATCTGAACCCGCTGGCGGAAAACAGCAATATTTGGCTCGGCATCCTGATCATGGTGACGGGCTTCGTGTTTATGGCCCTGGGAATGTGGATCTATATGAAGGGTGAGCAGTGCTGCGGCCCGCGGGATTCCCTGCTGGTCGGCCTGGGCAAGCGGCTTCCGAAAATACCGATCGGTATCGTGGAAGTGATGCTCTGGGCAGTGGTGCTGCTGGTCGGATGGTTGCTGGGCGGACCGGTGGGCATCGGAACGCTGATCAGCACCTTCGGCGCGGGAATCGTGATGCAGGTGGTCTATAACCTGCTGCATTTTGAACCCCGTCAGATCCGGCACAGGGATGTGCTGAACACGATCCGGATCCTGTTTTCCTATAAAACAGAAGGAGCATAA
- a CDS encoding NUDIX hydrolase, whose translation MHDSLHQGQLYVTVDMLILTIREGELNLLLSRRKDTPYAGRWALPGRFVGLDESAETTVRNLLEEMLPVEKPFLEQLYTFSEVNRDPRGRVISTAYLVIVPGKQLDALMKEKQTPFTRFEVSTGDGGLRLAGENGTVLIGSDLAFDHGRIIETGVQRLQGKIDYTDVGFRFLNDLNAFTLGELQTVFEAVLGEKQDSSNFRRDIRKRYEESGRLVLTDREDKQKRGRPASLYQLKDIN comes from the coding sequence ATGCATGACTCACTGCACCAGGGTCAGCTGTACGTGACGGTGGACATGCTGATCCTGACGATTCGGGAAGGGGAACTCAACCTGCTTCTTTCCAGGAGAAAGGATACTCCCTATGCCGGAAGATGGGCCTTGCCGGGACGGTTTGTCGGGCTGGATGAATCAGCGGAAACAACGGTCCGGAATCTGCTGGAGGAGATGCTTCCGGTGGAGAAGCCGTTCCTGGAGCAGCTGTATACCTTCTCCGAAGTCAACCGGGATCCCCGGGGACGGGTCATCTCCACCGCATACCTGGTCATCGTACCGGGGAAACAGCTGGATGCCCTGATGAAGGAAAAACAAACACCCTTTACCCGCTTTGAGGTGTCAACGGGAGACGGCGGGCTTCGCCTGGCGGGGGAAAACGGTACTGTCCTGATCGGCAGCGACCTGGCCTTTGACCATGGCCGGATCATCGAGACAGGCGTGCAGCGACTGCAAGGGAAGATTGATTACACAGACGTGGGATTCCGGTTCCTGAACGACCTGAACGCCTTTACATTAGGGGAACTGCAGACCGTGTTTGAAGCGGTCCTGGGGGAAAAGCAGGACAGCAGCAATTTCCGCCGCGACATCCGGAAACGGTATGAGGAATCGGGCAGGCTGGTCCTGACAGACCGGGAAGACAAACAGAAAAGGGGCCGTCCGGCCTCACTTTATCAACTGAAAGATATCAACTGA
- a CDS encoding cysteine hydrolase family protein has translation MKKILIAVDLQNDFIDGALGTKEAEAIVPAAAARIREYRKEGAEIIATLDTHGEDYMQTREGKKLPVPHCIRGTEGWQLNPVIREALGDCTLVEKPTFGSVRLPELVRERIGQDENVTIELLGLCTDICVVSNALLLKAAFPEAEIRVSSACCAGVTPEKHRAALETMASCQIDIL, from the coding sequence ATGAAAAAGATACTGATTGCGGTGGACCTGCAGAATGATTTTATTGACGGCGCGCTTGGCACAAAGGAAGCGGAAGCGATCGTTCCCGCGGCCGCGGCGCGGATCCGTGAATACCGGAAGGAAGGGGCAGAGATCATCGCCACCCTGGATACCCATGGCGAAGACTATATGCAGACCCGGGAAGGTAAAAAGCTTCCGGTGCCTCACTGCATCCGGGGCACGGAAGGCTGGCAGCTGAACCCTGTGATCCGGGAAGCACTGGGAGACTGCACCCTGGTGGAAAAACCCACCTTCGGAAGCGTCCGGCTGCCGGAGCTGGTCCGGGAACGGATCGGACAGGATGAGAACGTGACGATCGAGCTGCTGGGCCTGTGTACGGATATCTGCGTTGTCTCCAACGCGCTGCTGCTGAAAGCGGCGTTTCCGGAGGCGGAGATCCGGGTCAGCAGCGCGTGCTGCGCCGGCGTGACACCGGAAAAGCACCGGGCCGCGCTGGAAACCATGGCGAGCTGCCAGATCGATATTCTGTAA
- the nadE gene encoding NAD(+) synthase — translation MSTYQFNAEATRDRLVELIRKTAERQGFSRVVIGISGGKDSTVTAALCARALGKENVYGVMLPDGEQKDISDSRKVCESLGINQRTVNIGAIHQALKAVTDQNGITAEAGEFSVEYSRQADINVGPRLRMTVLRYIAQALNARLAGTGNLSEATTGYCTKDGDTSCDFAVLGKLTSVEVVEVGKTIAELPRELVEKTPSDGLSGKSDEENMGLRYADIHLYLREGTCGNPETDEKIRRREAANMHKRRMPLTLDPFEKE, via the coding sequence ATGAGCACTTATCAGTTTAACGCGGAAGCAACCCGGGACCGGCTGGTGGAACTGATCCGGAAAACAGCGGAGCGGCAGGGATTCAGCCGCGTGGTGATCGGCATTTCCGGCGGCAAGGATTCCACCGTGACCGCGGCGCTGTGCGCGCGGGCGCTGGGGAAGGAAAACGTCTACGGCGTGATGCTGCCGGACGGGGAACAGAAGGATATCAGTGACAGCCGCAAGGTATGTGAATCCCTGGGAATCAACCAGCGGACGGTGAACATCGGTGCGATCCACCAGGCCCTGAAGGCCGTGACCGACCAGAACGGGATAACGGCGGAAGCCGGGGAGTTCTCCGTTGAATACAGCCGCCAGGCGGATATCAACGTGGGCCCGCGCCTGCGGATGACGGTTCTGCGCTATATTGCCCAGGCACTGAACGCCCGGCTGGCCGGCACAGGCAACCTGAGCGAAGCCACCACGGGCTACTGCACCAAGGACGGGGATACCTCCTGCGACTTTGCTGTCCTGGGGAAGCTGACCAGCGTTGAAGTGGTGGAAGTGGGTAAGACCATCGCTGAACTGCCCCGGGAACTGGTGGAAAAGACTCCCTCAGACGGGCTGAGCGGCAAGAGCGATGAAGAGAACATGGGCCTGCGGTACGCGGATATCCACCTGTACCTGCGGGAAGGAACCTGCGGCAATCCGGAGACCGATGAAAAGATCCGCAGAAGGGAAGCGGCCAACATGCATAAACGGCGGATGCCGCTGACGCTGGATCCCTTTGAAAAGGAGTGA
- the pncB gene encoding nicotinate phosphoribosyltransferase, whose product MKKALAFFGAFNPPTTAHLELARYAMEQTGRESVVFVPSRSAYIREEQGKDYAYSDRARLAMLRAAREKRPWMAVTDYELTLDHQPRSYETLCRLKEEGYEAALLMGSDKLAELETRWKYVREIAEEFGIVCMERAGDDCGEIIRNSSFLTELMPYITVLKTPEETKNISSTQVRELITRGENPEGLVPGEILELLGTEKKEHAMKLDPIITSLLDTDLYKFNMDQVIFHKHTDLSGEYYFRCRNEGVVFTPEMFEEINAQIDHLCSLTFTKDELDYLRSIRFLKSDYVEFLRLWRPIRDYVQTRLTKDGTLKIVVRGPLFSAMQFEIYLLEIVNEVYFRLKYDYAELRKSAEERLNEKIKAFQKGKYTFSFAEFGCRRRLSREWEDEVVRRLATETTNCVGTSNVMLAKKYGLKPIGTYAHEFVQMYQGIDSIPLAYTNHYALEDWYNEYRGDNGTALTDTVTTDLFLLDFNRAMVNNFTGVRHDSGDPYEWGEKMIAHYKKYGADPKTKLLLFSDSLDFDRAQALYDYFKDRAKVSFGIGTFCSNDTSEEALNIVIKLQTVNGRAVAKLSDSAGKTMCRDDEYMEYLERSVAFRLNREKEAE is encoded by the coding sequence ATGAAGAAGGCACTGGCATTTTTCGGAGCGTTCAATCCTCCCACAACCGCGCACCTGGAACTGGCGCGTTACGCGATGGAGCAGACCGGACGGGAGAGCGTTGTGTTTGTTCCTTCCCGGTCGGCCTATATCCGGGAAGAGCAGGGAAAAGATTATGCCTATTCCGACCGTGCCCGCCTGGCGATGCTCCGGGCTGCCCGGGAAAAGCGGCCGTGGATGGCGGTGACGGATTACGAGCTGACCCTGGATCACCAGCCCAGGTCCTATGAGACCCTGTGCCGCCTGAAGGAAGAAGGATACGAAGCGGCACTTCTGATGGGTTCCGACAAGCTGGCGGAACTGGAAACCCGCTGGAAATACGTGCGGGAGATCGCTGAGGAATTCGGCATTGTCTGCATGGAACGGGCCGGGGATGACTGCGGGGAGATCATCCGGAACAGCTCCTTCCTGACGGAACTGATGCCCTATATCACCGTCCTGAAGACGCCGGAAGAGACAAAGAACATCTCCTCCACCCAGGTCCGGGAACTGATCACCCGGGGCGAAAACCCGGAGGGACTGGTTCCGGGAGAGATTCTTGAGCTGCTCGGCACCGAAAAGAAAGAGCACGCGATGAAACTGGATCCCATCATTACGTCCCTGCTGGATACGGACCTGTACAAGTTCAACATGGACCAGGTTATCTTCCATAAGCACACGGACCTGAGCGGAGAATACTACTTCCGCTGCCGGAATGAGGGCGTTGTGTTTACGCCGGAGATGTTTGAGGAGATCAACGCGCAGATCGACCACCTGTGCTCGCTGACCTTCACGAAGGACGAGCTGGATTACCTGCGTTCCATCCGGTTCCTGAAGAGCGACTATGTGGAATTCCTGCGCCTCTGGCGTCCGATCCGCGACTATGTGCAAACCAGGCTGACCAAGGACGGCACCCTGAAGATCGTGGTGCGGGGACCGCTGTTCTCCGCCATGCAGTTTGAGATCTACCTGCTGGAGATCGTCAATGAGGTCTATTTCCGCCTGAAATATGACTATGCCGAGTTGCGGAAGTCCGCGGAGGAGCGGCTGAATGAAAAGATCAAGGCGTTCCAGAAAGGCAAATACACCTTCAGCTTTGCTGAATTCGGCTGCCGCCGCAGGCTTTCCCGGGAATGGGAGGACGAGGTGGTCAGGCGGCTGGCTACGGAAACCACCAACTGCGTGGGTACCTCCAACGTGATGCTGGCCAAGAAATACGGCCTGAAGCCCATCGGAACCTATGCCCACGAGTTTGTGCAGATGTACCAGGGCATCGACTCCATCCCGCTGGCCTATACAAACCATTACGCGCTGGAAGACTGGTACAATGAGTATCGCGGCGATAACGGAACCGCCCTGACGGATACCGTGACCACGGATCTGTTCCTGCTGGACTTCAACCGGGCGATGGTGAACAACTTCACCGGCGTGCGGCATGACAGCGGCGATCCCTATGAGTGGGGCGAAAAGATGATCGCGCACTATAAGAAGTACGGCGCGGATCCCAAAACCAAGCTGCTGCTGTTCAGCGACAGCCTGGATTTTGATCGGGCCCAGGCACTGTATGACTACTTTAAGGACCGGGCAAAGGTGTCCTTCGGCATTGGTACGTTCTGCTCCAACGACACCAGCGAGGAAGCGCTGAATATCGTTATCAAGCTGCAGACGGTGAACGGCCGAGCTGTCGCAAAACTGTCCGACTCCGCCGGGAAAACCATGTGCCGGGATGATGAGTATATGGAATACCTGGAACGCTCTGTCGCTTTCCGCCTGAACCGGGAGAAAGAAGCGGAATAA
- a CDS encoding ABC transporter ATP-binding protein codes for MIEIQNVTKTYSKNKKKAVDGLTLNVEGGELFGFIGPNGAGKTTTIKMLTGVLKPDEGSITMAGHRMDTDRLEAQKLIGFVPDGNDLYDRLSGMEYLNFMADVYQVSASRRKAHIEKYLHIFELEDAINSQVRTYSKGMKQKLVVIGALIHNPPIWILDEPLGGLDPRAAHLLKEEMIRHCNEGNTVFFSTHVLEVAEKLCTRIGVIDHGTLRAQGTLEELRSGEKGASLEDLFLQLTEKDDGGENE; via the coding sequence ATGATTGAGATTCAGAATGTAACCAAAACATACTCCAAAAACAAGAAAAAGGCCGTGGACGGCCTGACGCTGAACGTGGAGGGCGGAGAGCTCTTCGGTTTCATCGGGCCCAACGGCGCCGGTAAGACCACCACGATCAAGATGCTGACCGGCGTGCTGAAGCCCGATGAAGGCTCCATCACCATGGCGGGCCACCGCATGGATACGGACCGGCTGGAAGCCCAAAAGCTGATCGGCTTTGTGCCGGACGGCAATGACCTGTATGACCGGCTGAGCGGCATGGAGTACCTGAACTTCATGGCGGATGTCTATCAGGTGAGTGCCTCCCGCCGGAAGGCACACATTGAAAAATACCTGCACATCTTCGAACTGGAAGACGCCATCAACAGCCAGGTGCGTACCTATTCCAAGGGTATGAAGCAGAAGCTGGTCGTTATCGGCGCGCTGATCCACAATCCGCCGATCTGGATCCTGGACGAGCCCCTGGGAGGCCTTGATCCCCGTGCTGCCCACCTGCTGAAGGAAGAAATGATCCGTCACTGCAACGAGGGCAATACCGTCTTCTTCTCTACCCACGTGCTGGAAGTTGCTGAAAAACTGTGCACCCGCATCGGCGTGATCGATCACGGCACCCTGCGGGCCCAGGGCACCCTGGAAGAACTACGCTCCGGCGAAAAGGGCGCCAGCCTGGAAGACCTGTTCCTGCAGCTGACGGAAAAGGATGACGGAGGCGAAAACGAATGA
- a CDS encoding putative ABC transporter permease subunit — protein MKQFMALLRLQLLSKYADLKPRNLKTALKEKKGRTIGMFIAILFLVLYLGGMLFYIETQMIDTLLKFGMADMLITLAVVFATVGTIILSFFFVLSSLFLGRDAAYLASLPIKPRTLLSAKLTQVWISETGINALIILPACILYGIKTGAAAIFYVRMVVVWLLIAILPICLIAILSTLLIRLSALWKHKEMLLTVGGIVFLIGYMYLMMNLSTISSDAADGGSMIQNLLMNNTERITSMTKLFPPTAWAAEGMLGQNDTMFLVWILVSLAAPVLLVWLLGYGYRKLSMLQSETPASPKKKFTGRESFKSGGQLKACILREIKTILRVPSYATNILPISFMPVIMIVMMNVVVGKITANQAPVDAATVDAAATAGKSIGSLFATMFPVQIMCIMAGVMAYMGGLSPALCTAVTREGKGHGFLTALPVPTSTFIRAKFIVGYGLSVIGLAAATVALIVLFPGFELQAVLALVLCLLFLYANACLALSRDIKKPRLDWVTEQEAVKQNFGVMISMAISWVILVTLGILAYFLISRGLEMWPVFGILGGILLVLCIVTRSYLYKTAEKYYCEK, from the coding sequence ATGAAGCAATTCATGGCATTGCTGCGGCTGCAGCTGCTGTCGAAGTACGCGGACCTGAAACCGCGTAACCTGAAGACGGCGCTGAAGGAAAAGAAAGGCCGCACCATTGGAATGTTTATAGCCATCCTTTTCCTGGTCCTGTATCTCGGAGGCATGCTCTTTTATATCGAAACACAGATGATCGATACCCTGCTGAAATTCGGTATGGCGGATATGCTGATCACCCTGGCGGTTGTGTTTGCCACGGTGGGTACAATCATCCTTTCCTTCTTCTTTGTACTCAGTTCCCTGTTCCTGGGACGGGACGCGGCCTATCTGGCCTCGCTGCCCATTAAACCCAGGACGCTTCTGAGTGCCAAGCTGACCCAGGTGTGGATTTCCGAAACCGGGATCAACGCGCTGATCATCCTGCCGGCCTGCATCCTGTATGGAATCAAGACCGGCGCGGCGGCGATCTTCTACGTCCGGATGGTTGTGGTATGGCTGCTGATCGCAATCCTGCCCATCTGCCTGATCGCCATTCTGTCCACCCTGCTGATCCGCCTTTCCGCCCTGTGGAAGCATAAGGAAATGCTGCTGACTGTCGGCGGTATCGTGTTCCTGATCGGATACATGTATCTGATGATGAATCTGAGCACCATCAGCAGTGACGCTGCCGACGGCGGAAGCATGATACAGAACCTGCTGATGAACAACACCGAACGGATCACTTCCATGACGAAGCTGTTCCCGCCGACTGCCTGGGCGGCGGAAGGCATGCTGGGACAGAACGATACCATGTTCCTGGTCTGGATCCTGGTTTCCCTGGCTGCTCCGGTGCTGCTGGTGTGGCTGCTTGGCTACGGCTACCGGAAACTGTCCATGCTGCAGTCTGAAACACCCGCATCCCCGAAGAAGAAGTTTACCGGCCGGGAATCCTTTAAGTCCGGCGGCCAGCTGAAGGCCTGCATCCTGCGTGAGATCAAGACGATCCTGCGGGTGCCGTCCTACGCGACCAATATCCTGCCTATAAGCTTTATGCCCGTGATCATGATCGTCATGATGAACGTGGTGGTAGGGAAGATCACTGCCAACCAGGCTCCGGTGGATGCGGCCACGGTAGACGCGGCCGCGACTGCCGGAAAAAGCATCGGCAGTCTGTTCGCAACAATGTTCCCGGTCCAGATTATGTGTATTATGGCCGGTGTAATGGCCTACATGGGAGGCCTGAGCCCCGCCCTGTGCACGGCGGTTACCCGGGAAGGCAAGGGGCACGGTTTCCTGACTGCGCTGCCTGTGCCGACCAGTACCTTTATCCGCGCCAAGTTTATTGTGGGTTACGGTCTGAGCGTGATCGGCCTGGCTGCCGCGACTGTCGCGCTGATCGTACTGTTCCCCGGATTTGAACTTCAGGCTGTCCTGGCCCTGGTTCTGTGCCTGCTGTTCCTTTACGCGAATGCCTGCCTTGCCCTGAGCCGGGATATCAAAAAACCCCGCCTGGACTGGGTGACCGAGCAGGAAGCTGTGAAGCAGAACTTCGGTGTCATGATCTCCATGGCCATTTCCTGGGTGATCCTGGTTACGCTGGGTATCCTGGCTTACTTCCTGATCTCCCGCGGCCTGGAAATGTGGCCGGTCTTCGGCATCCTCGGCGGGATCCTGCTGGTCCTGTGCATCGTAACGCGCAGTTACCTGTATAAGACCGCGGAAAAGTACTACTGCGAGAAATAA